From the Thermosynechococcus sp. genome, the window CTGGCCAGGGGTAATGCCCCAGGTCACCGTCGGTGCAATATCAGCCGCCGCAAATGTGACAACATCATCGTATTCAGCATCGGCATCACTGGCGAGCGATCGCCACCATGCCACCGCTTCGTCCCAGACTTTTCCTTGGGGGGCAAAAGGGCGTCCCCTGAGGTAGGCAAAGGTGGTTTCATCGGGGTTGACATAGCCGCAGCGGGCACCTCCCTCAATGGCCATATTGCAGACGGTCATGCGTTCCTCCATTGAAAGTTGGCCAAAGGTGGTACCCGCAAACTCATAGGCATAGCCAACCCCACCCTTGACACCCAGGTGGCGAATAACGTGTAGGATGACATCTTTGGCATAGACCCCACTCGCAAGGGAGCCATTGACTTCCACTTTGCGCACCTTCAGCTTATTGAGGGCAAGGGTTTGGGTGGCCAAGACATCCCGCACTTGACTGGTGCCAATGCCGAAGGCGATCGCCCCAAAAGCACCGTGGGTAGAGGTGTGGCTATCGCCGCAGGCAATTGTCATGCCCGGTTGCGTTAACCCCTGCTCCGGGGCAATGACATGGACAATGCCCTGACGACCGGAGCCAATTCCAAAAAAGGGAATATTGTGGGCACGGCAATTCGCCTCAAGGGCTTGTAGCATCTCTTCGGCCAGGGGATCCTGCAGGGGGCGCGTCACGGTATCCGTAGGGACAATGTGATCAACCGTGGCCACCGTCCGCTGCGGATACAACACCGGCAACCCGCGTTCCCGCAGCATGGCAAAGGCTTGGGGACTCGTCACTTCATGGATCAGGTGCAGGCCAATAAACAGTTGAGTTTGCCCAGAGGGCAGTGTAGCCACTGTGTGCTGCTCCCAAACCTTGTCGAAGAGTGTACCGCGACTCATAG encodes:
- the leuC gene encoding 3-isopropylmalate dehydratase large subunit; translation: MSRGTLFDKVWEQHTVATLPSGQTQLFIGLHLIHEVTSPQAFAMLRERGLPVLYPQRTVATVDHIVPTDTVTRPLQDPLAEEMLQALEANCRAHNIPFFGIGSGRQGIVHVIAPEQGLTQPGMTIACGDSHTSTHGAFGAIAFGIGTSQVRDVLATQTLALNKLKVRKVEVNGSLASGVYAKDVILHVIRHLGVKGGVGYAYEFAGTTFGQLSMEERMTVCNMAIEGGARCGYVNPDETTFAYLRGRPFAPQGKVWDEAVAWWRSLASDADAEYDDVVTFAAADIAPTVTWGITPGQSIAVDETLPTLESLPAAERAIAAEAYAYMDLQPGQPIQGTKIDVCFIGSCTNGRISDLRQAAKVVEGRKVKPGVKAFVVPGSERVKAQAEAEGLDVIFKAAGFEWRHPGCSMCLAMNPDKLQGRQISASSSNRNFKGRQGSPSGRTLLMSPAMVAAAAIAGEVTDVRAFL